The sequence ATTTGTAATTGAACATTGTCGTTAGCTTCTGCCTGTGCCGGGCCCACCTTCACCATTCAGGAGAGGAACTATGTTGGGACAAAACAGGGCACATATGTATCACTACATCGACATATCCAACTTGGGACTATATCGTGGTAATTCTTGTAATCAAAGTGTAGATGGATGTGGGGTACATTACTAGTCACATTGTTGCTCCATTTTATAGAACGATAGTGATATATACTTTGTACCAAGCAtgtattttggtacattataATTTGTTGCACGTACCTAGCAAACACGACTATCACTACGCCAGGACACCTCATTAGTGATGTGTTCCGTAAAAGCTTGTCAGTACTCCAAAACACGATAGCATGCCCCTAGATGTTGTTTGAAATTATCATACATAGAAGATCTTTTTGGAGAATGGGCATCCATAAATTATTAAGtatgtttttttccaaatataCTAATAGTCagattttaaatataaataatatttggTGTCAAGTATTTAGGAACAGGTGGAGTATTAGAGGATTAGACTCTTGCATAGATGTTTTGAGATACTCTCTTAATGCTCCTTTGGACATGCatgatttatatagaaaaatgaaggCCTTTGATCCTTATGTTTTTTTCCAATTGGGGTCTTTTGGATGATGGGATTTAAACTTGTCAAATTCCAATGGAATGCATTCCTATACCTCAATTCCATAAGATTTATGGCATGTCATCTAACCTCAGCGTTTTTCTTTCGTTCGAGAAGTCTAAtgcaactctctctctctctctctctctctctctctatatatatatatatatatatatattaatatataatctAAAATTCTTGTATTTTTTCTTCGAGCCATTGAAAGCAGTAATTCCTATAGTAATCAACATGCCATGACACTCCAATTAATCCTGCATTTTTAGATCCTAAATCATACTAGATCTAAGAGAGCATGTTGTAgtattgtacatatatatgcccTAAAGGTGAATGCGATTGTGCCATATTCAAATGGATGGACATCAATATCAAATTAATCAAGGCCTGCTTCAAACCCTAGCAGGGGCTATGTTAAGTTGCTCACCTACACCTTTAGCCGTCATGACAAGCATTTGGGAACCCATACCTTAGCCCCTTTCCTTGTGTGGGCATGCATATGTAtgcagagatcgatcgatcgagcttggAGATCAGTCAGGAGCGtcacaatcttttttttttttggaagaaaggTACTCTGTATTAATTTGCAAATTGTTATCTAACGGAATTGGCAGCTGGAACATGAAAGGTGACACATTGTCGTGATCCTTGATCGATATATATCGTTCTTGGGAGAGGGAAAGGAAAATTATGAATATGATCGATGGCGACTCCATCACAAGGGTAGCATGTGCTCGCTCCCTAATGGCGACGTGCATTGCTTAGGGCCATTTGTTTCAtctgctcttcttcttcttcttcttgttcttcgtATCATAtctattttttcccctttctctcctttttgtttttgttttttgcttcCAAGCTCCAACTTGTCAGGACAGCAGTACTATCTGTCTGAATTTGGTGGAAATTCAGAAACCATCAAATGTTCTGTTCTGGTGCGCCCAACAtgcttagggcccctttgaatcaaaagatttatgtagaaattttataggattcaaatcctataggaaatttttctatttggtcctttgattcaaaggattgaagctttccaaatcctataaaattcctatggaatggcacattgcatgtggattttggaggaaatttagcaagagctctaacctcttggaaaatttcctttgagtctatctctctcatccgattcctgtgtttttcttgcgctccaatcaaacgaccatttctgtgtttttcctgtgttttgcaatcctctgttttacacttcaattcctgtcagaatcctgtatttttcctattcctccgttttttctaccctgcgattcaaaggggcccttaagtTGTATGTTTATTGTTTGTAGTAACATATTAGAATTTTAACTCCACGCTTTTCTAAAACATTTATATCTATTTCTATGCTTCTTTAAAACAGAAGTGTGGTAGTAGTGAGTAGTGAATATGCCACCATCCATCCCATCAACTTCTTATTTTTGTTGAAAAGGAAAAGTACTATGGGGCTACAGGGCTCACATGCATGTCAACCCCCTTCATcaactcccttttttttttaagggaaaaggATAATATGGGCAAAGAGTCTATATTAGTAAcaaatatatgtaaaaattaagatgtaatatatgtataaaattatGGTAATAATGCGGTAATAGATTCATTACAACACAAGGGTAATATGCTAGTTCTTTTCATAAAGAAGACAGGTATGTGTTCCCGATTAAAGATACTTCCCGGAAAACCAAATTTTCGGACctaaaatactatatatgattattttctCCTTCCGGTCATCTTTTTATGTTTAGGGTTAGATTCAATTAGACTTTTGAAATTTGATCACTAACTttgtattataaaattttataaattaaaatttcataAGTCTCACATATGTTTTTAACTAAATATTTGAGCAGTTATTAATGgtatagtatattttttaaaaaaaaaattgaacaaacatcttgttataaatatttaaaaatatcaatTATACAGAGGACGTGCACGCGCACAAAAACACCACTGCAAAGTCACCTTGTATATGCATAATATTACGATCAGATAGAGTACGTGCATGCAAGGACATGTTCAACGTACGAATTAGCAAGGTGCAATGACAGCTTTGCTTGGATCTTGAAGAtcgagaagaagaaaatggaCTCATGATTTGGTTAGGCCAACGCAAGGGGGCGTAGAAGAAAGCGAACCATACGCGTGGTCCATCTGGAAAAGCCTAGCAAACCGTCTTTATTCGACTACTCTGATTCTCCAATCCCCATCATCATTTTTTATGGATAAATACAGCTACCCTGTTTGATTCCATCAAGGAATCAGACCATTAATATAATTAAGATGAGTTCATCCATATCACAAATTATCCATCAATTTTGGGTTTTGGATGGGATgaccctcttctttttttaagagaaattttatagtcCTAAAAAAGTATCTCAagttacgtaaattttttagtATCTAGAGATACTAAATTTCACACTTACCAAATTTTGCACTATAAAGTGTGGTACCTCCCGATACTTttacctctctctctttttacaAGTATGTATCATTGATCAATGAAATAGCAATATAGAAGAACTCACTCTGTTTCTCGTACCAAATAAATCGTACTACGTACATAGAATCGGATCAAGTGATCAATTACCCTTAGACCTTCATAAATATGGTATAAGTATGGTATAGTCGTGAATGCATGACTCTATTCATCAAAGTATAAATCCTGGCGTATACAAATATAAATGGTTGGGTGTATTTTTAGTTAATGCATAGGCCAGTTCATCAGAAGTTATATTCCTTTGTTCAAACAAAAGAATCTAAACTTCCCCACCTGATCATCAGAAATAGAACAAATTCCATGCAAATACTAGACTATTGACGGTGTGGAGATGTATCAGCATTGAGTTACCTTCAGATATCAGTGAAATACATAGTAGACAATCAAACCAAACAGAATGATCGAGACCAAGGCACAGAACTTTGAACCATATAGTATACTAACGCAATGTGGAACGAAAATATATGCGAGAACCAGTTCATTAGTTTCAGTTTTATTATGTGAACGTGCATGTCAAAGCAAAACGCCTGGAACACAACATAGCATTACTGTTCTATAACTGATTCTTGATATGGAACAGATTTATACTCTTGGTCCCAAAATAGTAGGCTGTCAGATTCATTGTGTATTAGATTAGATTATGTCCCATAATCTAGGTTGGTTTGACCGGTTCGAATTCGCTGTATTAGATTATGTCCCGTTACAACCTACAATTTATTTGAGAGTATACTTTACCAGTGCGCATAGTTCTGTAGAGTGTAGACTGTTGAAGACTTGAAGTGAAAGGAATCTGTCAAAGGGAATTTCTCCCAGCATTAACTGACAAATGGGTCTAACATATGCAACCAAACACACTTCATAGTTCTTGCCAGAAAGCAtgtataacaataacaatagcAATCTTTTCCTTGCTCATAAATCAAGAAGATTATAATGGATCAGGTGCACTGTTGGAACTTGATGAAAAAAGCCAGAAAAAATTTTGAAGTCTATGTGGACAAGGCACAGGGAGCTCAATTATTTGTTTGGTCGGATCCTTAAAGAAGTTGGCGTgaccaaaaaataataattgccAAGTGTGCATCCAGGCAAGTGGCAAGTTATCTAATGCACAGTGCCACCAGATTACTCGCCAAAATTATACTTGccctatttcaaaatataggtTGTTCTTATTTTGTTAGGAAAAGAATTTGACTAACAATTACTCCCCTAAAATATCATTTATgcgatataaatatatattcataCAAAAATACTTTTGGAGACAAATCTAATAGCATCAATTTTGCTTCATAAAAATtattattaataaaataattattggtAAAAGTCCTGTCCTACTCCTAATAAACAAAAATACACCGTATATTTAAAATGGAGAGTAGAATAAAGCATCCTCTAGAATAATAAATCGACTCCCAATTCTACATATAGGACTTTAGGCAAGTCACCCTCCCAATGCTTGATAACAATTAACCATGATTCCAGGAGCATCGACTCAAACTCTAATGAAAAAACACTCTACTGAATAAGCAAACACTCAAGATGGAAAATATATAACAGATACGCCACATATATCATCCTTATCTCCTGACTTCAAAACTACTCACCGTTAAGGTTAGTAAAATAGTTTCACTCACTGTTAAAACAGGTGATCGATGACTGGATAGTGGATACTGGCATTTCTATTAAACACTTACAGGTTTACTCATGAGAAAATAGGTTTAAAGCATGCAAAGAAGTAGCTGTATCATAAGAATAACAAGCCatggcatgcatgatgcaaTCTAGTCTTCATCACATATAAGTGACAGACTTGGATACAAACAAATAGACTGAGATGACATAGGATAGAAATTTCCTCCACCTCAAATGTACGGTTAAGGACTATCAAAACATTCCCCCACTTCATaatctatactactataaaagcCACTAGTGGTGATGGTcctgccaccaccactacttAGCACTTTTTACAAATTAGTCCctaatatttttttgatattatgCAATACtctaatatttgtttgaatcaaATAAATACCATGTATTTAAATAAGTAAACAAGCAATACtaataagaaatattttttatctatgaCATATTattgtatattttcttttacctaTAAGGTCTGTTCGGCTGCGTAGCAAAGCATGGGCACTTTGCTAGTTCGCGTAAAAATTTCTATCAACATGATCGGACAGATaatatacaagaaaaaaacacatcacAAGAATTATAGTAGCAGCTTCTTAACGCACTAGTGCAGCTGCAAGAGGTTATATAATACTAGCAGATATTTTCAGAGGATATGTTGTAACATGTAGTAGGCAATTGCTTTCAAATCATAGACAACCATCACCAGCAAAGAAGCAACATAAGCATGGGCTTCCATGCATCAAATCACTATCAGTATAGCTCATTCCAAGCTAATCGAGGTAAAGACCAAAAGGACACTGTAGCTATAATGCAAAAGTACTACTACCATATTCACGATCTTAATGGGAAATGGTATCCACTCCACATGGACATGCACATCCACCATGAAGAGCAAGGAAGCATCACAATCAAATGCAGAACAAAAGCAAGCTCTTTCTGAAATTCCATCACAACTAATGCAGTGAGGAAACTCACAAATGATATCATTCACTAGAAACTACAGGGAAAGAAACAAGGTAACCAAATGAGTTATGCTGATTGGAGTATAATCTAAGATAGAAGAGAGGGAGACTTGACTCACCAATAAACAAATTTACAACACAATAGGAAAGTGTTGTTTACTTTTCAGTTTTGTTGCATCAATATAAAATAACGGTCAGAAAGATAACATATCAAAACAGGAAGTGCACCAAGCATCCTTAAGACACTCTTAGGATAATTCCAGGGTAAGATTGATTCTTCCACATCACACAACGAAAAAGGGCCATCACCAGATACATGCAAATATCTTGTGGAGAACAGCATAGTTAAAACATAAAATGGTCTTTTGTTTTAACTGCCTCCTACAATCTATCTCAACTAACGTTCGCATCTAGCAACGATGTACTGCAGTAAAATAAAGTTACCAAAAACAACTAGTAATACGGCTCAAGGAAGCAGACGCAGATTCTTACAATATCGCGTCAACCCATTTTTCTCCTCTTGTTTTGTGACTTGTCCATCTGGTTGAATCCTCTGAAGTCATTTGTCGTCTCCGCAGTGTTTTGCTTCTTCAGCCCTTTCCGACCACCATGCCCAAACTTGGAATCCCTTGATTTCCTGTTCTTTCCCTGTTTACCCTTCTTAGCAAGACCACCAGACCTATCACCAGGAGAAACACCAGGCCTCTTTTTCTTTGATTGCTTGAACCCTTCGTCACCTTCAAAATTCAGATCTGGCCCATCATCATTTCCCTTGGCAAAGCCCCCTTGCTGCCTCTGCTTCCTCCACTTCTTGACGGACTCAATCTGTTCTTTCTTCTGCTTGgccctctccttttctttctgtgCCTGCACCTCCTTCGCCCTCTTCTTGGCCTCTctcgccttcttcctctcctcagcCTCCTCAATCTTTTTCTTCTCAGACAAGAGCCTCCCCTTGATCTTGTGCATGTGAGCGTCGGTCTTAACCATCTCAGCATAGTAATCAGCCGGCCTGAGAAACCGGACCTTCATAGACTGCAACTTCTCAAAGGCCTGCCTCGTACCATCCAAAGCCTGCGTGTAGAACGCAAGCTCACGAGCAAGATCGTCGTTCACATCGACTTTCTCCCCCTGGTCATGTTCGATAGTGAGCTTGTGCCTCCAGTCCACATTCTCCGGCCACGCAATGTCCTCGAGCTTCTCCAGGATCCCCTCCTTGTTGTAGACAGCTTTCTTGGAAGGCTCGGCATGGAATTCCTCCCCTGAATCATCTTCCGACTCGGACTCTTCCTCGTCGGtatcaacatcatcatcatcatcatcatccaataTGGCTTCATCGCGAACCAATGGGTCTTCAGCTGCAAGCCTTGCCATTGTCACTGCAGGATTGATAAATCAATCAGCACAATCCCATAAATGATAGGCACCACAGAATGCAATACATACAGATAAGTCAATCAAAACAATCATGCAGCACGAAGCTAAGAAAATGATAGTCACAATTGAATGATAATAACAGTCTAGTTTTTCTTCACTCCTTCAAAGGAGGAGCCGGGAGAGATTAGGGTTTATCCATTCGCTCGCTCCAGATACTTCATTACATGCATCTCAGTGATTATGTCTATATACTCGCGGCGGCATCAACGGCGACTCCGAACGGCAAGAACAAACACGCACGCGGTTCCCCTTGCCTCG is a genomic window of Oryza glaberrima chromosome 7, OglaRS2, whole genome shotgun sequence containing:
- the LOC127780950 gene encoding probable rRNA-processing protein EBP2 homolog — translated: MARLAAEDPLVRDEAILDDDDDDDVDTDEEESESEDDSGEEFHAEPSKKAVYNKEGILEKLEDIAWPENVDWRHKLTIEHDQGEKVDVNDDLARELAFYTQALDGTRQAFEKLQSMKVRFLRPADYYAEMVKTDAHMHKIKGRLLSEKKKIEEAEERKKAREAKKRAKEVQAQKEKERAKQKKEQIESVKKWRKQRQQGGFAKGNDDGPDLNFEGDEGFKQSKKKRPGVSPGDRSGGLAKKGKQGKNRKSRDSKFGHGGRKGLKKQNTAETTNDFRGFNQMDKSQNKRRKMG